The genomic region TGAGTACTGTTCGCTGGAAACCGAACAGGAAGCTGGGAGGCATCAACTTCCAATCTTAAATACTCCTAGAGACCGATAGAGAATAAGTACCGTGAGGGAAAGTTGAAAAGAACCCTTAACAGGAACTGAAAAGACCCTGAAACCTAATAGCTATAGTGGGGTGCGGCTTTACGGAGTTGCACCGTGCGTTTTGAATAACGTGCCAGGGAGTGTATCTGAGTGGCGAGAGTAATCTGAAAAGGAGGACTCATAGGGAAACCAATGACCCGCAGCTTGCAAGGGGTAAGGTATGAAAGTGCCTTGAGTCACTTGGGTACGACCCGAATCCGAGCGATCTACTCCAGGGCAGGGTGAAGTCAGGGTAAAACCTGGTGGAGGCCCGAAGAGGTTCTACGGGCAAGTGTTCTTCTGACCTTGGAATAGGGGTGAAAAGCCAATCGAGCTCGGTGATAGCTGGTTCCAGCCGAAGTTGGCCGTAGTCAAGTCTGAAGCGAGAGCGCCTAAGTGGTAAAGAGACGGATTTTAGGTATCAGGTGTCGAAAGGCATCGGTCTTTTGTCCAACTCAGAATGCTTAGGCCTTGTAGACCTTTGGATACGGGGTGCCGGGGTAAGCTTGGTATCCGAGAGGGGAACAACCCAGACTTCCGTTAAGGTCCCAAAATAATGACTCAGTGTGAAAGGGTGAAGAGTGTCCGCAACCTGAGACAGCGAGGAGGTTGGCTTAGAAGCAGCCATCCTTTAAAAAGTGCGTAATAGCTTACTCGTCAAGGTTGTAGGCCTCGAAGATGGACGGGGCTAAGTCATTTACCGATACGGAAGACATCATATGATTGTGATAGGCTGGCGTTTTGATAGGGCAGAAGCACGCTCGAGAGAGTGTGTAGACCTTTCAAAAATGAAAATCCTGGCGGAAGTAGGAGCAGAGAAGAGTGAGACACTCTTCCACCGAAAGGGCAAGGGTTCCTTGGCAATGTCAATCAGCCAAGGGTTAGTTGATCCTAACCACGTTCAGAAATTGAACAAAGGGAAAGGGAAACAGGTTAATATTCCTGTACTATTCGAGTATGCGCGGCAACGCAAGTCTTGTTTCTGACGCTTCGGGAGAGGTCGGCATATCCAGTGAGGTATGTTAACCTGGACAAATGAAGGGAGTATTGTAACGATGAGAACTTCATTAAAACAGGGAATAGTATTCCGCAAGGAGTATCCGGCTCGTATCTGGAGCTCATAAAAAAGGAACAGGAAAAGATCTCGGATATTCATACCCAGAACCAGCACTGGTGCCCCTAGGTGAGAAGCCTAAGGTGTGTAGGTATAATCCAATTAAGGGAACTCGGCAAATTAGTCCCGTGACTTCGGCATAAGGGATCCCTGCGGTTGTCAACGCGATCGCAGGGCGCAGTAACAGAGATGGTCCGACTGTTTAACAAAAACCAAATTAACTGCTAGCCTGTAAAGGTGCGTACAGTTGATGACGCCTGCCCAGTGCCAGTACTTGAAACCCCAATTCAATGGGGCTAAGAGCTGGTAAACGGCGGGGGTAACTATAACTCTCTTAAGGTAGCGTAATACCTTGCCGATTGAATGTCGGCTCGCATGAATGGCGTAACGAGATCGTCGCTGTCCCTAGTTGGAAGCCTCCGAACACTCTTTCCTGGTGCAAAGGCCAGGGATCTCCAGTGGGAAGTGAAGACCCCGTGAAACTTTACTGTAGCTTGCTGCTGTTATGTGGGCTTCGTTATATAGCGTAAGTAGGAGTCGTTAAAGCAAAGGCGCAAGCTTTTGTGTAGACGCCAATGTAACACTACTTTTCGGAGCCTACGTAACTCATTGGGAAACCAAGACACCAGCAGGTGGACAGTTTGGCTGGGGTGGCACCCTGCTGAAAAGATATCAGCAGGGCCCTAAGGTTGGCTCAAGAGGTTCAGAAATCCTCTGTAGAGTGTAAGGGCATAAGCCGGCCTGATTGGACTTCTATCAAGATGAACTCCAAACGCGAAAGCGTGGCCTAGCGAACTCCCGTACCTCCTTGGTGGGGGTCGGGAATGACCGAAAAGTTACTCCGGGGATAACAGAGTCGTCTCGCCCGAGAGTTCATATCGACGGCGAGGCTTGCTACATCGATGTCGGCTCTTCCTATCCTGCGCGTGCAGAATATTTCGAAGGAACTGAGAAATGCTCAGAAATCTTCGATTTCTGTTGGCGTGCAAGGGTGGGGGTGTTCACCCGTTAAAAGGGATCGTGAGCTGGGTTCAGAACGCTGCGAGGCAGTTTGTTTAATATCTACTGGAGATGTTGGTGTCTGAAGGGAAGGAAGCCATAGTACGAGAGGAACTGGCTTTCGGAGCCTCTGGTTTACCTGTTATCTTCCAAGGTACGCAGGGCAGCTACGCTCTAAGGGATAAGTGCTGAAAGCATCTAAGCACGAAGCCCTCCTTGAAAAGAGACACCGCAGGACCCTCCTAGAAGAGGAGCTTGATGGGATTGGTGTGTACGCACGAAGCTTCGGCGACGTGTTCAGCATGCAATTTCCAAACGTCCGTAATTGGTTTCCTTGTCTGCATGGTCTTTTTTTCTTTTACAGTCAGATGACAAAGAGATAGCGAAAGCTCTATCTGAACCAAGCTCACAATAGTTTTTTATAGATGCTCTTGCGCGCCCCTAATAATGGCGCGGATGTACAAGAACATAGAGATTTGGGGATTGAGCTACAATTTTGTATTGGATATGTATGCACTTACCGAAAAGTTCCCGGAAAGTGAAAGAAACAATTTGACATCGCAGATGAGAAGGGCGGCAACCTCAATTCCGTTGAATATAGCTGAAGGGAGTAGCAGAAAGTCAACCAAAGAATTTCTAAACTTCCTTAATTATGCATACGGTTCTGCAAAAGAGCTGGATGTCCTCTTATCGCTATCCAAGGATTTAAAGTTTGTTAATAAGGAAGAATACGACGTTGCATATAAAAAATTGGATAAGCTCATGGCAAAATTGTATGCATTTCTGCAAAATATCGAAAAACGGTTGGGCAATAAAAAGAAATTTAATTTCTTCCAAAAGTTTGAAGAAGTCAAGCAATACAAAAGTGATCTAAATTGATTTGCTTAGGGATAGAATCAACAGCCCACACCTTCGGCGTTGGAATCGTTACAGGCAAGGGGAAGATTCTGGCAAATGCCCGGTCAGTGTTCACCACAAAGTGTGGGGGTATCCATCCAACAAAGGCAAAAGAGCATCACGAAAAAGCTGCGGAAAGCATCATGAAGGATGCCTTCAGCCAGTCCCATCTTACCGAACAGGATATCGATCTTATTGCATTTTCCCAAGGCCCGGGGCTTCCACCGTGTCTTCTGGTGGGCCTGAAGAAAGCCAGAGAGATTGCAATCAGGAACAAAATCCCATTGATCGGTGTTAATCACTGCATTGCCCATCTTGAAATCGGAAGGCTGCTCACAAAGGCGGAGGATCCAGTATTGGTGTATGTTTCCGGAGCCAACACCCAGATCATCGCCTACGAAGGGAGAAAGTACAGGGTCTTCGGTGAAACTCTTGATAATGGGATAGGGAATTTTCTCGACGGATTTGCCCGGGCTTTGGGTTTTGGCTTCCCAGGCGGACCAAAGATTATGGAATTGGCGAAAAAAGCAAAAAGATTTGTTGAGCTGCCGTATGCTGTCAAAGGTATGGACGTTTCATTTGGCGGAATCCAGACAAACCTCAAGCAGAAAATGATGCAAGGCTACGCAAAGGAAGATCTCGCCTACTCCTGCCAGGAGACAGTCTTTGCGATGGTGACTGAGGTCACAGAAAGGGCATTGGCGCATACAGGAAAAAGAGAGGTGGTTTTAGGAGGAGGAGTAGCCTGTAATACACGACTTCAGGAGATGATGAGGAAGATGTGTAAGGCGCGTGGAGCAAAATCCTACAAAGTTCAGAATGAGTTCAACAATGACAACGGAGCAATGATTGCGTGGTTAGGCTGTGTTCAGTATTCCTGCCATAAAAAAAATACAGGAGATGCCAAAGCAGATATCAAGCCGCGTTGGCGGACCGATGATGTTGAAGTGTATTGGCGATAGAGCGGTATAGGGCAGGGCTCAGTAGAAAGTCCGGCATCATTTTTGCGGGCTTCTTCAGCTCCATAAACGGTGCTGACAGAGGGTAGGCCCCTTCGGGGCTGCCAGCATACGCGAATCCAAGCGCAAGCGAGCCGTCGGCGTGCGAGCAAGCCCACCTTGCTCGCTTGCAAGCCACTGCCGACTGACTTCCTACTGAGCCATACAGAAGAGAGGTTAAGGGACAAAGCAATACTTGCATCAGGCAGATTTCAGCTTCTTAAGGATTTCCTGTTTTCCTTTCCAGTTCAACGCCTCGGCCAAGACATCAACTATTGAGCTAACAGCAATAATCTCTATCTTTTTCATCTTGGCAGGATCAAGGATGATATCATTCAGGTTTGATTGAGGCACAATGACTTTCTTCAGTCCTGCTTCTATTGCCGCCTCCACCTTCGCAGATACCCCCCCAACGGGAAGGACATCTCCTCGAACGGAAAGTGATCCAGTCATCGCAATGCTCTGCTTCACAGGGATTTCATGGAGTGCAGAGATGATAGAGGTTGCCAAAGCTATAGAGGCTGAGTCCCCTTCAACTCCTTCATAGGTTTGGAGGAATTGCACAAAAATGTCATATTTCTCCTTGATGTCAACGCCAAAGTAGCGCTTAATCACGGCAGAGACATTCGTAACAGCCTCTTTCGCAATCTCACCGAGCTTTCCAGTTGCAATAATCTTTGAGCCTTTTCCAGGAGTCACTTGGGATTCGATAGGAAGGATGATTCCTGCATAGACTGCTGTCTCTCCGCCTCCCAAGACAGCGAGGCCATTGACTCTCCCGACTTTCTCACCCTGGGTAATAATCACATTATACTCTTTTTTGCGCTCAATGTATTTATCAGAGATCTGCTGCTCCAAGGTACGCGCAGACTTCATGCCTGCAAGGATATGCTCTTTGGTGGCAAGGGATGCGTTCTGTTCAACAGCAACATCCCCTGCTGCACGGATAAGGCCCCCAAGCTCCCTGAGCCGAAGAGTCAAGTGCCCTTTCCTGCTTGCCCTGCGTTTTGCCTCCTCGATGATCTCAAGAACAGCATCCCTGCTAAAGGGAGGAATCTTTTTATCCCGGCTGATCTCCTGGGCAACGAATAATGCCAGTTTATTCCTGTTCTCTGCGGTGTCTGGCATGGTTTCCTGCATAAACACCTCATACCCATACCCCCGTATTCTGGACCGCAGCGCCGGATGCATGTTCTTTATGGTCTCCTGGTTGCCTGCTGCAACAAGGACGAAATCGCAGGGAACTGGCTCAGTCCGTACCATCGCTCCCGCAGAGCGCTCGCTCTGTCCGGTAATGCTGAATTTCTTTTCCTGCAGCGCAGAGAGAAGCTCCTGCTGGGTCTGCGGCGCCAGCGTTGCCATCTCATCAATGAACAGCACGCCCATATGCGCCTTATGGATCATCCCTGCAACAACACGCTCATGCGCAGGAGTTCCAAGGCCGCCGCTTTGAAAGGGATCATGAAGCACATCGCCAAGCAGGGCTCCTGCATGGGCTCCTGTAGCATCATAGAATGGAGCCTGTTTTTGCTGGAAATTATCAACAATGATTTTTGGAATCCTTGTACGATCTCCCATCTTCTTTCCAAGGTTCATGAAGATGGCAAAGGCTACGAGAAATGCCATCCCTCCAAGGAAGAATGCGGTGAACATTATGGCAGCGACTGTAGCTCCATACAGCTTAGTATAGTAGGAATATGCCCACCAGGGCGCAAACATGGCAACAAGGACAAGGATAAACATGACAAAGTTCTGGTTCTTAAAGCTCGTCACGCTCTGGACACGTGCTTTCGCAACAAGCTCCCGGGAGGACCCGCCCGGCATCGTCCTGATAAGAGGCTGGTTCTCATCATTAGGGTTGGGAAAAGCTACAATATCCAAGAGCTTCTCCTTGGGAAGCAGCTCTGCCAACGCCATTCCAAGCATGGATTTGCCTGTTCCAGGATCCCCAATGAGGAAAACATGCCTGCGCTGCTTGCTCGCCTTCCTGCTGATAGCAACAGCATGATCCTGGCCAATAACCTGATCGATAAGCGCCTTTGGCACTTGCAGTTCTGCTGTCGTCTCAAATTGTAGGGAAGGCATGAATGACCAGAATCGAGGTGCTTTTAAAAAGATTATGATTTAAGGCACAGGCCATAGGAAATGCCCAAAGCAAAAAGGCTCCGGTGAAAATGGCGTTGCCGTCAGTTCGTGAGGCTCTTAAGCACAAAGACGTCAAACCGACGAGGGGGTTGTCCCATTCGGGGAATGCCGGTCACCCCCATTGTATGCGCAGCCGAACCGACGTGCTCCGAAGGAGCGCCCGGAAATGCTTGGCATTTCCGACGGCAACCTTGAAAAGATTTTCACCGATCCAAGCAAAAAGTAAAAGTATAAATAACCGAGCCATTCTCCCTCACTGCATGAAAATTGCTAAAGATGCGGAGAGTGGATACGCTGTGTCTTTAGGCCTGCTTCTCCTGCTGCTCTGAGGCCCCATCGCCGGGATATCCTTGATGGGCCTTTGCATATGATTTGTTCTGGGGTATTCTGGCAATGCAAAAAAAGGTTACTGCAATGACTATCGTATCTCCCAGTGAAGGGCTTTTAAGAAAGCTGAGTGATGAGAGAATCATATACTTGAAGCGTGAGGAGAGAGCTTTCCTTGAGCGCGGCATGAGCAGAGAGGAAGTTCGTTTTCGATACAGCCAGGATAGGGTGGGAATCAGGGGGATTGTCACGTCGTTAGGAGGACCTATCAGGATTGGGGGTAAAATAGTGTTAAGCCTGCCTGAGACCCTAAAATTCGGGTCTGAAAAAGGCGTGGAGTGTGTAGAGGCAGTGGAGTATCCATCTCATGCAACCTTCGAATCTGTTGGCCTTTACTGGATGGAGGACGCAGCAACAGGGATCCATGAGGAATCTGAGCAGCAAGGATTGCAGGATTTAGTATTTCCTGCGATGCTCATCTACGCTCTCAACCATATGGAGCAGATAGGAACCTATCAGTATCGTTTTAAGAAAGGAGTTCCACGAGAGGGCACCATTCTGGCAGCATACGTCACCGATAAATACGTCAGGACCCCGGCATACTTTTAAACAGGAGCAAATCCCTTTCTATAACTGTGAAAGAAGCGACAATCCTCAAAATTAGCCTTGTAACCACGATTATAGGCCTATTTCTTTTATTTTACATTGGACTACAGCCGCTTGCCGAAACTTCAGCAGAAGATCTCCTGGAAAAAACAGAAGGAGCCGTGAAATTTACAGGCCAGGTCAAAGGCGTATCAAGAGCAGAGGGAGTTACTTTTGTAAAAGTGGTGCAGCCTGTAGAGACAACAGTTGTTGTTTTTGGCAATACAATCAACCTCAGCCAGGGAGATACTATTGAGATCATTGGAGACCTAGACCAGTTTAATGGGCAAAAAGAAGTTATTGCACGCAGAATCCGCATGGTTACATGAGAGAGCAAAGATAGGATTGAGTAAGGTAGGATTAAGAAAGTTGTGTGGAGAGTTCTAGAGCAGGCAAATCCGCTGTAGTAATCCGTTGAGGGAGATAAGGCAATAGAAATGCCGGAGTAATGCCCATGTCCTGGTACCTTTCCCTTGTCTTGCGAATGGTGGGCTTGAGATACTTTAGGTATTCATCCAAAGGCTCAGTAAAAGGATATTCCTGTCCATCCTCCTGGATTGTTGACCGAATATTGCTAAGCTCCTTCTGAATAATGAATGGGGGGCTCATGCTGTGCGAAATAAAGTCTGGATCATAATTTCCGATATTGTTCCCTATCAAACAGTAATGGATAAGCTGCCTGTCAAGAATCTCCATCAAGCCGAGAGCCTGCAGCTTGCCAAAATAGTACCCAAGCTTTTCCGTAGCGGCTGATGTATCCCGAAGAAGAGGGAAGAATCCGCGTAAGTACCAGAGTTTGTCTGAATTTGAAGCCAGCGCAGAAAATGGAGGCGTAACTCTGCCAAGATCAGTAGAGCTGTAGATTCTCTCTAATCCAATGAGAAGATGAGGTTCGGGGATTACCATCAGACCCCCATTCTTAGCTGCGCCAATCTGAGCAGGGGTTTTAGAGGAACCATAAAACTGCGCGGTTGAATCGTAATCAAACTTCTTGCCTAATCTCCTTCTGGCTATTGGAGCAATCATTGTATCAAGAGGGTATTTCCGGGCCTCCCGTAAGATAAGAACACTCCCATCCTGCCCCTGCAGGCATGCGATGTTCGGAAGTTTTAACATGTCAGAATCAAAATTACTGCGGGGTCGTACTTCATACATTTTCTTTGAAGTGTCATCAAACATAATCTCCGCGAGGATATTAGCTGGTTCGGTTTGCCGCCAAGCAGCAACTTTGCGGGTAACCGGCTCATTATATTGCGGATCTGCGTGGTTCTTCCGCTTAAAGGAATTGAGATTAAGGTGAACCACATCTTCAAGTCCAGTATAGAGGGCATCAAAAACCTGTTGAGGGCTAAGTTCCTCCCCTTGTAAGGTAAAGGATATTCTGCGTGGTTTTCCCCTCTCGAAATTTGCCATGGGCTACATGCAAGTCCTTAGGGTTTATAAATCTTCCTTTTTTAACTACTTATAGATAGTTAAATTATTGAGTTTCGGTCATAAGCTATTATAAGTCCAGAATATCTCTCCCTATATGTTTGAGATTATTGTTGCCATTGGCGTAGGGATCGTTTTCGGCATCATCACCGGCCTTACTCCGGGCATCCATATCAATCTCGTCAGTGTGCTGTTGGTCAGCTCCTCAAGCTACTTTCTTGGCTTTACAGAGCCAATCACGCTTGCGGTGTTCATTATAGCTATGGGGGTCACGCATACATTCCTTGATGCCATCCCCTCCATTTTCCTGGGAGCCCCAGATGAGTCCCAAATCCTCAATGTGCTGCCAGGCCATCGCTTATTGCTGAGAGGGATGGGCTATGAGGCAGTGAAGCTGACAGTAATTGGTTCCTTAATGGGGCTTCTGATAACAATCCTATTGCTCCCTATACTCATGCCGCTTTCGATCATTATATTTACAGGATTGCAGAACGTGGTTGGCTACATCTTGGTGGCTGTAAGCGTCTTCATGATACTCAAGGAGAGAGGATTAAACAGGAAATTCTGGGCGTTTCTGGTGTTTATGCTCTCAGGCATCCTTGGAGTCCTTGTCCTTACGATGCCTGATATCAGCCAGCCTTTATTCCCATTGCTTTCTGGCTTATTTGGAGTTGCCACACTCCTGGATTCGCTGACCCAGAACGTAAGCCTTCCTAAGCAACGAGTGACTGAAATGATAACACCAGAAAGGTCAGGCATGCTCAAGGCATTCGGAGGGGCTGTTTTTTCAGGCTCATTAACAGGATTGTTTCCTGGACTTGGCTCAGCTCACGCAGCAATCATTGCGATGCAGTTCCTTGGAAACATCGGCATGTACAGCTTTATGATACTGATTGGAGGGATTAGCACGGTGAACTTCCTCTTCTCTCTGGTAACATTTTACACAATTGATAAGGCAAGGAACGGAGGCATTGTAGCCATACAGGAGATTGTAGGAAGCATTGATTTCAGCCAGTTCATGCTTCTTGTGGCAGTTTCCCTTGTTGCTGGAGGCATTGCTACCTTCCTTGCATTGCTCTTCAGCAGGGGCTTTGCAGCTATTGTGAGCAAAGTGAACTACAAGCATCTCAGTCTGACGATTATGCTCCTCATTGGAATTCTTGCGGTCGTCTTTGATGGTCTTACTGGCCTCTTAATCCTTGCCGCAAGCACAGCGATTGGTTTGATCCCTCCGCATGTGCAGGTGAAGCGCAGCATGGCAATGGGCGTTCTGCTGCTTCCTGTCATTCTGTTCTTCCTCTTGTGAGATCTATCTTCCGGCTCAGTAGAAAGTCCGGCATCAATTCTGCGAGCTTCTTTGCAATCATGAGCAGTGCTGACAGAGGGTTGCCCCATCCGGGGGTGTCAGCAATCGCAGATACAAGAACAAGCGAGCCGGTGGCTAGCGAGCAAGCTCGCCTTGCTCGCTTGCAAGCCACTGCCGATTGAATTTCTACTGAGCCCTTCCTGTAACCACATATTCGAGCTTGCGGGTATTGATGAAAAGATTGTAAAGATACGCGCGCAGCTCTTCAAGCTTTGCTTTGAATTTAGGCATTCTGCCAAGAATTTGCTCTGCTGTCTTGTACACACTCTTATGATAAGGAGGAATATTCTTTGCTAAAATTTCCTCCTTAAGCTCCAGATATGATTCACAGGTGGAAAGTTCGCCCTGGATTTCAGTAGTCAAGAGCCGAAGCTCTTTCTGGAAGTCCTCAACCTC from Candidatus Nanoarchaeia archaeon harbors:
- a CDS encoding four helix bundle protein; translated protein: MARMYKNIEIWGLSYNFVLDMYALTEKFPESERNNLTSQMRRAATSIPLNIAEGSSRKSTKEFLNFLNYAYGSAKELDVLLSLSKDLKFVNKEEYDVAYKKLDKLMAKLYAFLQNIEKRLGNKKKFNFFQKFEEVKQYKSDLN
- a CDS encoding bifunctional N(6)-L-threonylcarbamoyladenine synthase/serine/threonine protein kinase gives rise to the protein MICLGIESTAHTFGVGIVTGKGKILANARSVFTTKCGGIHPTKAKEHHEKAAESIMKDAFSQSHLTEQDIDLIAFSQGPGLPPCLLVGLKKAREIAIRNKIPLIGVNHCIAHLEIGRLLTKAEDPVLVYVSGANTQIIAYEGRKYRVFGETLDNGIGNFLDGFARALGFGFPGGPKIMELAKKAKRFVELPYAVKGMDVSFGGIQTNLKQKMMQGYAKEDLAYSCQETVFAMVTEVTERALAHTGKREVVLGGGVACNTRLQEMMRKMCKARGAKSYKVQNEFNNDNGAMIAWLGCVQYSCHKKNTGDAKADIKPRWRTDDVEVYWR
- the lonB gene encoding ATP-dependent protease LonB, whose product is MPSLQFETTAELQVPKALIDQVIGQDHAVAISRKASKQRRHVFLIGDPGTGKSMLGMALAELLPKEKLLDIVAFPNPNDENQPLIRTMPGGSSRELVAKARVQSVTSFKNQNFVMFILVLVAMFAPWWAYSYYTKLYGATVAAIMFTAFFLGGMAFLVAFAIFMNLGKKMGDRTRIPKIIVDNFQQKQAPFYDATGAHAGALLGDVLHDPFQSGGLGTPAHERVVAGMIHKAHMGVLFIDEMATLAPQTQQELLSALQEKKFSITGQSERSAGAMVRTEPVPCDFVLVAAGNQETIKNMHPALRSRIRGYGYEVFMQETMPDTAENRNKLALFVAQEISRDKKIPPFSRDAVLEIIEEAKRRASRKGHLTLRLRELGGLIRAAGDVAVEQNASLATKEHILAGMKSARTLEQQISDKYIERKKEYNVIITQGEKVGRVNGLAVLGGGETAVYAGIILPIESQVTPGKGSKIIATGKLGEIAKEAVTNVSAVIKRYFGVDIKEKYDIFVQFLQTYEGVEGDSASIALATSIISALHEIPVKQSIAMTGSLSVRGDVLPVGGVSAKVEAAIEAGLKKVIVPQSNLNDIILDPAKMKKIEIIAVSSIVDVLAEALNWKGKQEILKKLKSA
- a CDS encoding tripartite tricarboxylate transporter permease, which translates into the protein MFEIIVAIGVGIVFGIITGLTPGIHINLVSVLLVSSSSYFLGFTEPITLAVFIIAMGVTHTFLDAIPSIFLGAPDESQILNVLPGHRLLLRGMGYEAVKLTVIGSLMGLLITILLLPILMPLSIIIFTGLQNVVGYILVAVSVFMILKERGLNRKFWAFLVFMLSGILGVLVLTMPDISQPLFPLLSGLFGVATLLDSLTQNVSLPKQRVTEMITPERSGMLKAFGGAVFSGSLTGLFPGLGSAHAAIIAMQFLGNIGMYSFMILIGGISTVNFLFSLVTFYTIDKARNGGIVAIQEIVGSIDFSQFMLLVAVSLVAGGIATFLALLFSRGFAAIVSKVNYKHLSLTIMLLIGILAVVFDGLTGLLILAASTAIGLIPPHVQVKRSMAMGVLLLPVILFFLL